The following are from one region of the Flavimobilis soli genome:
- a CDS encoding AAA family ATPase, protein MTDQPIPATPDHPSEGAAPAAPPAPPAPAAPPVPATHAAFAPQSEDDRLRAALASVRSEVAKAVVGQDAAVTSLLIALLCRGHVLLEGVPGVAKTLLVRTLSAALDLDTARVQFTPDLMPGDVTGSLVYDARTAEFSFREGPVFTNLMLADEINRTPPKTQASLLEAMEERQVSVDGTPRPLPEPFLVIATQNPVEYEGTYPLPEAQLDRFLLKVVLPLPERDQEIEVLRRHATGFSPRDLAGAGVTAVADRGVLDAARDRVASVQVAPEVLGYAVDLCRATRMSPSLSLGVSPRGATALLATSRAWAWLSGRDYVTPDDVKALAHPTLRHRVQVRPEAELEGVTAETVLSTVLANVPVPR, encoded by the coding sequence GTGACCGACCAGCCCATCCCCGCCACGCCCGACCACCCGTCCGAGGGCGCGGCGCCCGCGGCTCCCCCGGCACCCCCCGCCCCCGCGGCTCCCCCGGTGCCGGCAACCCACGCAGCCTTCGCGCCGCAGTCCGAGGACGACCGCCTGCGCGCCGCCCTCGCGTCGGTCCGCTCGGAGGTCGCCAAGGCGGTCGTCGGTCAGGACGCCGCCGTCACGAGCCTGCTCATCGCGCTGCTCTGCCGCGGCCACGTCCTGCTCGAGGGTGTTCCCGGCGTCGCGAAGACGCTGCTCGTGCGGACGCTGTCCGCCGCGCTCGACCTCGACACCGCGCGCGTCCAGTTCACGCCCGACCTCATGCCCGGAGACGTGACGGGCTCGCTCGTGTACGACGCGCGGACCGCGGAGTTCTCGTTCCGCGAGGGCCCCGTCTTCACGAACCTCATGCTCGCCGACGAGATCAACCGCACGCCCCCGAAGACCCAGGCGTCGCTCCTCGAGGCGATGGAGGAGCGTCAAGTCTCGGTCGACGGCACGCCCCGTCCGCTGCCCGAGCCGTTCCTCGTGATCGCGACGCAGAACCCCGTCGAGTACGAGGGCACCTACCCGCTGCCCGAGGCCCAGCTCGACCGCTTCCTCCTCAAGGTGGTCCTCCCGCTGCCCGAGCGCGACCAGGAGATCGAGGTGCTGCGCCGGCACGCGACGGGCTTCAGCCCGCGCGACCTCGCGGGCGCTGGCGTGACCGCGGTCGCGGACCGCGGCGTGCTCGACGCCGCTCGGGACCGTGTCGCGAGCGTCCAGGTCGCGCCCGAGGTGCTCGGCTACGCCGTCGACCTGTGCCGCGCGACGCGCATGTCGCCGTCCCTCTCGCTCGGCGTCTCCCCGCGTGGTGCGACGGCGCTGCTCGCGACGTCCCGCGCGTGGGCGTGGCTCTCGGGCCGCGACTACGTGACGCCCGACGACGTCAAGGCGCTCGCCCACCCGACGCTGCGCCACCGTGTCCAGGTCCGGCCCGAGGCCGAGCTCGAGGGCGTCACCGCCGAGACCGTGCTCTCGACGGTCCTCGCGAACGTCCCGGTGCCGCGATGA
- a CDS encoding SpoIID/LytB domain-containing protein — translation MRPAPPSSAARHRPGSRLSLAVALVALLGTVGVVGAPAPTADAAAKVTLTASQSATKVDRGGKVTLKVAYRQGKKPVTCCSVRLQARTTGGWKTVRTVKPKNGKASVVVTPKVTTRYRFVTLTGNTRSATKKVTVRSSIAVKASKPTIAPGAASTITATYRAQGRLVAKGTVQLQHKTSSGWVTLSRTAVASGKAKFTVKPAATTSYRVTTTGLGVRSKTVKVAVSAPTTDAPKSNGQPPKNNAPDDTTTTSNPPQNTPKTPPASFTVKGSGYGHGIGMSQYGAYRMAQEGKTAAQILSHYYTGAKVTTATTPEDVAVQVFGASDAATTTFSVNAGSWRLRSGEGTTLVTGDKSSKVTLKVVGGNPVAVVGGTTYPSASWTGDRSVLRLHWTGTRYYSSTGTKAVASLSGTHGTYRHGRMTVRVINGHLNVVNELRLNTEYLYGLGEMPSSWDSAALQAQAIAGRNYATAAATAKRKATCDCHLWDDTRSQNFTGWKKESEGTNAVWGKKWVAAVDATVTSSTSAQLLLASGSLVNAYYYSSSGGRTANSEDVWSSKVGYLRSVDDRYSLTDDNPMRAWTRSLTQAKAQSIFGVKDIVRVDVTATYSSGQMKTLTATTTNGTKVSVTKKADQLRSLLGLPASWVTSIA, via the coding sequence ATGCGTCCCGCTCCCCCGTCGTCCGCCGCACGCCACCGCCCGGGCTCCCGGCTCTCGCTCGCCGTCGCGCTCGTCGCCCTGCTCGGCACCGTCGGGGTCGTCGGCGCGCCCGCCCCCACGGCCGACGCCGCCGCCAAGGTGACCCTCACCGCGAGCCAGAGCGCGACGAAGGTCGACCGGGGCGGCAAGGTCACGCTCAAGGTCGCCTACCGCCAGGGCAAGAAGCCCGTCACCTGCTGCTCCGTGCGCCTCCAGGCGAGGACGACGGGCGGCTGGAAGACGGTCCGCACGGTCAAGCCCAAGAACGGGAAGGCGAGCGTCGTCGTCACGCCCAAGGTCACGACGCGGTACCGCTTCGTCACGCTCACCGGCAACACCCGCTCGGCGACCAAGAAGGTCACCGTGCGCTCGTCGATCGCCGTGAAGGCGTCGAAGCCGACGATCGCGCCAGGCGCCGCGAGCACGATCACCGCGACCTACCGCGCCCAGGGCCGCCTCGTCGCGAAGGGCACCGTCCAGCTCCAGCACAAGACGTCGTCCGGCTGGGTCACGCTCTCGCGCACGGCCGTGGCGTCCGGCAAGGCGAAGTTCACCGTCAAGCCCGCAGCGACGACGTCGTACCGCGTCACGACGACCGGGCTCGGGGTGCGCAGCAAGACCGTCAAGGTCGCCGTCTCAGCGCCGACGACCGACGCGCCGAAGAGCAACGGCCAGCCGCCGAAGAACAACGCCCCCGACGACACGACGACGACGAGCAACCCGCCCCAGAACACGCCGAAGACCCCGCCCGCGTCGTTCACCGTCAAGGGCTCCGGCTACGGGCACGGCATCGGCATGTCGCAGTACGGCGCCTACCGGATGGCCCAGGAGGGCAAGACCGCCGCCCAGATCCTCAGCCACTACTACACGGGCGCGAAGGTCACGACGGCCACGACCCCCGAGGACGTCGCGGTCCAGGTCTTCGGCGCGTCCGACGCCGCGACCACGACCTTCTCGGTCAACGCTGGCTCCTGGCGCCTGCGAAGCGGCGAGGGCACGACCCTCGTGACCGGCGACAAGTCCTCGAAGGTCACGCTCAAGGTTGTCGGCGGCAACCCCGTCGCTGTCGTCGGCGGGACCACGTATCCGAGCGCGAGCTGGACCGGCGACCGCTCCGTCCTGCGCCTGCACTGGACCGGAACCCGGTACTACTCCTCGACCGGCACCAAGGCTGTCGCGAGCCTGTCCGGCACGCACGGCACCTACCGGCACGGCCGGATGACCGTGCGTGTCATCAACGGCCACCTCAACGTCGTCAACGAGCTCCGGCTCAACACCGAGTACCTCTACGGCCTCGGGGAGATGCCGTCCTCCTGGGACTCCGCCGCTCTCCAGGCGCAGGCCATCGCGGGCCGCAACTACGCGACCGCCGCCGCGACCGCGAAGCGCAAGGCGACGTGCGACTGCCACCTCTGGGACGACACCCGCTCGCAGAACTTCACCGGATGGAAGAAGGAGAGTGAGGGCACGAACGCCGTCTGGGGCAAGAAATGGGTCGCTGCCGTCGACGCGACCGTCACGTCATCGACGTCCGCCCAGCTCCTCCTCGCCTCCGGCAGCCTCGTCAACGCCTACTACTACTCCTCGAGCGGCGGCCGCACCGCCAACAGCGAGGACGTCTGGTCGTCGAAGGTCGGCTACCTGCGCTCCGTGGACGACCGCTACTCCCTCACCGACGACAACCCGATGCGCGCGTGGACGCGCTCCCTCACCCAGGCCAAGGCGCAGTCGATCTTCGGCGTCAAGGACATCGTGCGGGTCGACGTCACCGCGACCTACTCGAGCGGCCAGATGAAGACGCTCACCGCGACGACCACGAACGGCACGAAGGTCTCCGTCACCAAGAAGGCTGACCAGCTCCGCTCGCTCCTCGGCCTCCCCGCCTCCTGGGTCACGTCGATCGCCTGA
- a CDS encoding polysaccharide pyruvyl transferase family protein, which translates to MPRILLRAGKDPFEVLSPEVARGAFPKGVWGKNVGNLVFGDSMHKLLSVPGTEVVPNAFLSERPGVTPWYVDQINEQFDHFVIPLANAFRTSFMGNLERLTEVIEGLKIPVTVVGVGVAGGPRSLKNPLPRLKDDERPMVARFLTAVLDRSASIGVRGEHTQTFLASLGFGDEHVDVIGCPSLFQLGPGHSVHKRAEAISPDSHFTMNISPYVKRMAEASVRHAEKYPHMIYVPQDTATLDLMMYGTPHPDAGDPQMPVHIDHPLYVEDRMRFFTDSSTWFGFLATQDFSFGTRIHGNIAALVAGTPAHVIAHDSRTLELAQYHEIPHTTVPDLAEGFDAAELYEATDLTAFNAGHAARFDKFAAFLRKNGIAHVFEEGKANPEYETRLSALPFPDPVHTLSTTDPVARAEAYERIATVESFAHHHDWIKKFSPRVDFPVTPPRLPASTPARRSVRRFAARVLNKAARVIGG; encoded by the coding sequence GTGCCCAGGATTCTGCTCAGAGCAGGCAAGGACCCCTTCGAGGTCCTGTCGCCCGAGGTCGCCCGCGGCGCGTTCCCCAAGGGGGTGTGGGGCAAGAACGTCGGCAACCTGGTCTTCGGCGACTCGATGCACAAGCTCCTGTCGGTGCCCGGCACCGAGGTCGTCCCGAACGCGTTCCTCAGCGAGCGCCCCGGCGTCACGCCGTGGTACGTCGACCAGATCAACGAGCAGTTCGACCACTTCGTCATCCCGCTGGCCAACGCGTTCCGCACCTCGTTCATGGGGAACCTCGAACGCCTGACCGAGGTCATCGAGGGGCTCAAGATCCCCGTCACCGTCGTCGGGGTCGGCGTCGCCGGCGGACCGCGCAGCCTCAAGAACCCGCTCCCCCGCCTGAAGGACGACGAGCGGCCCATGGTCGCCCGCTTCCTGACCGCCGTCCTCGACCGCTCCGCGTCGATCGGCGTGCGCGGCGAGCACACGCAGACGTTCCTCGCCTCCCTCGGCTTCGGCGACGAGCACGTCGACGTGATCGGCTGCCCGTCGCTCTTCCAGCTCGGCCCGGGCCACTCCGTGCACAAGCGCGCTGAGGCGATCTCGCCCGACTCGCACTTCACGATGAACATCAGCCCGTACGTCAAGCGCATGGCCGAGGCGTCGGTGCGGCACGCCGAGAAGTACCCGCACATGATCTACGTCCCCCAGGACACCGCGACGCTCGACCTGATGATGTACGGCACGCCGCACCCAGACGCGGGCGACCCGCAGATGCCCGTGCACATCGACCACCCGCTGTACGTCGAGGACCGCATGCGGTTCTTCACCGACTCGTCGACGTGGTTCGGCTTCCTCGCGACGCAGGACTTCTCGTTCGGCACCCGGATCCACGGCAACATCGCGGCGCTCGTCGCCGGAACCCCCGCGCACGTGATCGCGCACGACTCGCGCACGCTCGAGCTCGCCCAGTACCACGAGATCCCGCACACGACCGTGCCTGACCTGGCCGAGGGCTTCGACGCCGCCGAGCTGTACGAGGCGACGGACCTCACGGCGTTCAACGCGGGGCACGCCGCGCGGTTCGACAAGTTCGCGGCGTTCCTGCGCAAGAACGGCATCGCGCACGTGTTCGAGGAGGGCAAGGCGAACCCCGAGTACGAGACGCGCCTCTCGGCTCTGCCGTTCCCCGACCCCGTGCACACGCTCTCGACGACCGACCCGGTCGCACGCGCCGAGGCGTACGAGCGCATCGCGACCGTCGAGTCGTTCGCGCACCACCACGACTGGATCAAGAAGTTCTCCCCGCGCGTGGACTTCCCTGTGACCCCGCCCCGCCTCCCGGCGTCGACCCCGGCACGTCGCTCGGTGCGGCGGTTCGCGGCACGCGTCCTCAACAAGGCGGCCCGCGTGATCGGGGGCTGA
- a CDS encoding stage II sporulation protein M, which yields MDLDAFSETHAPEWDRLAELTRRRVLDGAEADELARLYQLTATHLSMVRSAAPDPALISKLSTLVSRARARIAGAHEPAWSDVKRFALVSAPAALYRIRWWTHAVTAACVIIGVVAGITAVNDPSVLAILGTPSERAHYVEEQFAAYYDPGLGFAGRVWTNNAWIAAQCVAFGISGLWPAYVLFANAVQVGATGGMMAEAGRLDIFFSLILPHGLLELTAVFVAGAAGLRLFWTLVSPGRRPRSLALAQEGRALFTVAVSLVVVLGVSGVIEGFVTGSGLYWWLKILIGALALAAFWTYVTVFGRRAVAGGETGDLTEDHAGAALPYA from the coding sequence GTGGACCTGGACGCCTTCAGCGAGACGCACGCCCCGGAGTGGGACCGCCTGGCCGAGCTCACGCGACGACGCGTGCTCGACGGCGCGGAGGCGGACGAGCTCGCCCGGCTCTACCAGCTGACCGCGACGCACCTGTCGATGGTGCGCTCCGCTGCACCCGACCCGGCACTCATCTCGAAGCTCTCGACGCTCGTCTCGCGCGCCCGCGCCCGGATCGCCGGAGCGCACGAGCCCGCCTGGTCGGACGTCAAGCGCTTCGCGCTCGTCTCCGCCCCGGCGGCCCTCTACCGGATCCGCTGGTGGACCCACGCGGTCACGGCGGCGTGCGTGATCATCGGCGTCGTCGCCGGGATCACCGCGGTCAACGACCCGAGCGTGCTCGCGATCCTCGGCACGCCCTCCGAGCGCGCTCACTACGTCGAGGAGCAGTTCGCCGCCTACTACGACCCGGGGCTCGGGTTCGCCGGCCGCGTGTGGACCAACAACGCCTGGATCGCCGCGCAGTGCGTCGCGTTCGGCATCTCCGGGCTCTGGCCCGCATACGTCCTGTTCGCCAACGCGGTCCAGGTCGGTGCGACGGGCGGCATGATGGCCGAGGCGGGCCGCCTCGACATCTTCTTCTCGCTGATCCTGCCGCACGGCCTCCTCGAGCTCACCGCCGTCTTCGTCGCCGGGGCTGCTGGCCTGAGGCTGTTCTGGACGCTCGTGTCGCCGGGGCGCAGGCCGCGCAGCCTCGCGCTCGCCCAAGAGGGGCGTGCGCTCTTCACGGTGGCGGTGTCGCTCGTCGTGGTGCTCGGCGTCTCCGGGGTCATCGAGGGCTTCGTGACCGGGTCGGGGCTCTACTGGTGGCTCAAGATCCTCATCGGCGCGCTGGCGCTCGCCGCGTTCTGGACCTACGTGACGGTCTTCGGCCGCCGGGCGGTCGCTGGTGGCGAGACCGGCGACCTCACGGAGGACCACGCCGGGGCGGCCCTGCCATACGCCTGA
- the ahcY gene encoding adenosylhomocysteinase, translating into MSTFDEVPGRYKVRSLALAEAGRHQIRLAEHEMPGLMALRAEYGPSQPLAGARIAGSLHMTVQTAVLIETLVDLGAEVRWASCNIFSTQDEAAAAIAVGRDGTPDAPAGVPVFAWKGESLEEYWDCTEQIMLWPTEDGGVQGPNMILDDGGDATMLVHLGVEYEAAGAVPADTAEGDLDHSHEMNVVRAVLRRSLATDPQRWTRIAPAILGVTEETTTGVHRLYHLAEKGELLFPAINVNDSVTKSKFDNKYGIRHSLPDGINRATDVLIGGKVAFVAGYGDVGKGAAEAFRGQGARVIVSEVDPICALQAAMDGFQVARIEDVLDEADFFITTTGNFGVITADHMAAMKDKAIVGNIGHFDNEIDMAGLARIPGITRTEIKPQVHEWTFPDGRSIIVLSEGRLLNLGNATGHPSFVMSNSFTNQVIGQIELYTKAGGPDAYATDVFRLPKVLDEKVARLHLDALGVRLTELSPAQADYLGVKVEGPYKPEHYRY; encoded by the coding sequence ATGTCCACGTTCGACGAGGTTCCTGGCCGCTACAAGGTGCGCTCGCTCGCGCTCGCCGAGGCGGGGCGCCACCAGATCCGCCTCGCCGAGCACGAGATGCCCGGCCTCATGGCGCTGCGCGCCGAGTACGGCCCGAGCCAGCCGCTCGCGGGTGCCCGCATCGCCGGCTCGCTCCACATGACGGTGCAGACGGCCGTCCTCATCGAGACCCTCGTCGACCTGGGCGCCGAGGTGCGCTGGGCGTCGTGCAACATCTTCTCGACCCAGGATGAGGCCGCCGCCGCGATCGCCGTAGGCCGCGACGGCACCCCGGACGCCCCTGCGGGCGTCCCCGTGTTCGCCTGGAAGGGCGAGAGCCTCGAGGAGTACTGGGACTGCACCGAGCAGATCATGCTCTGGCCCACCGAGGACGGCGGGGTGCAGGGCCCCAACATGATCCTCGACGACGGCGGCGACGCGACGATGCTCGTCCACCTGGGCGTCGAGTACGAGGCAGCGGGCGCCGTGCCCGCCGACACCGCCGAGGGCGACCTCGACCACTCCCACGAGATGAACGTCGTGCGCGCCGTCCTGCGCCGCTCGCTCGCGACGGACCCGCAGCGCTGGACCCGCATCGCGCCCGCGATCCTCGGCGTGACCGAGGAGACGACGACGGGCGTGCACCGCCTCTACCACCTCGCCGAGAAGGGCGAGCTGCTCTTCCCCGCGATCAACGTCAACGACTCCGTCACCAAGTCGAAGTTCGACAACAAGTACGGGATCCGCCACTCGCTGCCCGACGGCATCAACCGCGCGACCGACGTCCTCATCGGCGGCAAGGTCGCGTTCGTCGCCGGCTACGGCGACGTCGGCAAGGGCGCCGCCGAGGCGTTCCGTGGCCAGGGCGCGCGCGTCATCGTCTCCGAGGTCGACCCGATCTGCGCGCTCCAGGCCGCGATGGACGGCTTCCAGGTCGCACGCATCGAGGACGTCCTCGACGAGGCCGACTTCTTCATCACGACGACCGGCAACTTCGGTGTCATCACGGCCGACCACATGGCCGCGATGAAGGACAAGGCGATCGTCGGCAACATCGGTCACTTCGACAACGAGATCGACATGGCCGGCCTCGCGCGGATCCCCGGCATCACCCGCACCGAGATCAAGCCACAGGTCCACGAGTGGACCTTCCCCGACGGCCGCTCGATCATCGTGCTGTCCGAGGGCCGCCTGCTCAACCTCGGCAACGCGACCGGCCACCCGTCGTTCGTCATGAGCAACTCGTTCACCAACCAGGTCATCGGGCAGATCGAGCTCTACACGAAGGCCGGGGGCCCGGACGCGTACGCGACCGACGTCTTCCGCCTGCCGAAGGTCCTCGACGAGAAGGTCGCGCGCCTCCACCTCGATGCGCTCGGCGTCCGGCTCACCGAGCTGAGCCCGGCGCAGGCGGACTACCTCGGTGTCAAGGTCGAGGGCCCGTACAAGCCGGAGCACTACCGCTACTGA
- a CDS encoding RDD family protein, producing the protein MREGIIIGEGVVVDARPASFATRAVGFAIDLIALGLLTFAGVVVLGQVDTLSDYALAIIGIVSVVLLLVVIPTAVETLSRGASLGKLVMGIRIVRDDGGPVRLRHALVRSLVGLGEIWLTGGSVALIVSLAHPSGKRVGDLLAGTHAVRTRGGAVDNATVAMPPELAGWAAQADIRRLPDGLALAVRQFLGRAPRLAAQSRARLGMSLAAEVEELVAPGPPSGTHPEAFLMAVLAARRDREWAAAQRARALAREQEEMIHRLPYGVPDPLS; encoded by the coding sequence GTGCGCGAGGGCATCATCATCGGCGAGGGCGTCGTCGTCGACGCACGGCCCGCGTCGTTCGCGACGCGAGCCGTCGGCTTCGCGATCGACCTGATCGCGCTCGGGCTGCTGACGTTCGCAGGAGTCGTCGTGCTGGGGCAGGTGGACACCCTGTCGGACTACGCCCTGGCGATCATCGGGATCGTGAGCGTCGTCCTGCTGCTCGTCGTGATCCCCACGGCGGTCGAGACGCTCAGCCGGGGCGCCTCCCTCGGCAAGCTCGTCATGGGGATCCGCATCGTGCGGGACGACGGCGGCCCGGTTCGTCTGCGCCACGCCCTCGTCCGGTCGCTCGTCGGCCTCGGGGAGATCTGGCTCACGGGTGGTTCGGTCGCGCTGATCGTGTCGCTCGCCCACCCGTCCGGGAAGCGGGTCGGTGACCTGCTCGCTGGGACCCACGCGGTGCGGACGCGCGGCGGTGCCGTCGACAACGCGACGGTCGCGATGCCGCCGGAGCTCGCCGGATGGGCGGCGCAGGCCGACATCCGTCGGCTGCCGGACGGTCTCGCGCTCGCAGTGCGCCAGTTCCTCGGACGGGCACCGCGCCTCGCGGCGCAGTCCCGGGCGCGGCTCGGGATGTCACTCGCCGCGGAGGTCGAAGAGCTCGTCGCGCCGGGCCCGCCCTCGGGGACCCACCCGGAGGCGTTCCTCATGGCCGTGCTCGCCGCTCGTCGGGACCGCGAGTGGGCTGCCGCGCAGCGGGCGCGTGCGCTCGCGCGCGAGCAGGAGGAGATGATCCACCGCCTGCCGTACGGCGTGCCAGACCCCCTGAGCTGA
- a CDS encoding DUF58 domain-containing protein: MVVTGRAVALAALGAIAVLLRPEGSTVLTWLLAVVVLCVLDALLAVPTPRLSVQRSVPDAVRLDEQATCTVTVTNGAGRKARGRLRDAWQPSAGAVEPVHSFSLPAGESARLRTVLVPTRRGDRHAAGVTVRSIGPLGLAGRQSTRDVEARLRVLPPFRSRRHLPSRLARLREMDGRAAVQVRGEGTEFDSLREYVIGDDVRSIDWRATARRSEVVVRTWRPERDRRVMIVVDSGRTSAARVGEEPRLDASIEATLLLAALASRGGDRVEVMAFDRRVRARVAGAQGPRLMPALADALAPVEPELLETDWPALVAAIRQRLSHRALVVLLTTTDPAPVESGLLPVLGRLAQDHVVVVASVRDPELEELRTDRTDSAALFDAAAVERTELERTAASVVLRRHGAEVLHEVPESLAPALADLYLTLKAAGRL, from the coding sequence GTGGTCGTGACGGGCCGCGCGGTCGCGCTGGCCGCGCTCGGAGCGATCGCCGTGCTGCTGCGTCCGGAGGGCTCGACCGTCCTCACGTGGCTGCTCGCGGTCGTCGTGCTGTGCGTCCTGGACGCGTTGCTCGCCGTGCCGACGCCGCGCCTCTCGGTGCAGCGCTCGGTGCCCGACGCCGTGCGTCTCGACGAGCAGGCGACGTGCACCGTCACGGTCACGAACGGCGCGGGGCGCAAGGCGCGCGGCCGTCTGCGCGACGCCTGGCAGCCGTCTGCCGGGGCCGTCGAGCCCGTGCACTCCTTCAGCCTGCCTGCGGGCGAGTCGGCGCGGCTGCGCACGGTCCTCGTGCCGACGCGACGGGGCGACCGTCACGCCGCCGGGGTGACGGTCCGGTCGATCGGCCCGCTCGGGCTCGCGGGGCGGCAGTCCACCCGGGACGTCGAGGCGCGCCTGCGCGTCCTGCCGCCGTTCCGCTCCCGGCGCCACCTGCCGTCCCGCCTCGCACGGCTGCGCGAGATGGACGGCCGTGCGGCCGTCCAGGTGCGCGGGGAGGGCACCGAGTTCGACTCGCTGCGCGAGTACGTGATCGGCGACGACGTCCGCTCGATCGACTGGCGCGCGACGGCGCGACGCAGCGAGGTGGTCGTGCGCACGTGGCGGCCCGAGCGTGACCGTCGCGTCATGATCGTCGTCGACTCGGGCCGTACGTCGGCAGCGCGTGTCGGCGAGGAGCCGCGCCTCGACGCGAGCATCGAGGCGACCCTCCTGCTGGCCGCCCTCGCGTCCCGCGGGGGCGACCGCGTCGAGGTCATGGCGTTCGACCGCCGCGTCCGCGCTCGCGTCGCAGGCGCACAAGGGCCGCGGCTGATGCCCGCGCTCGCCGACGCCCTCGCGCCTGTCGAGCCCGAGCTGCTCGAGACCGACTGGCCGGCGCTCGTGGCCGCGATCCGGCAGCGTCTGTCGCACCGCGCGCTCGTCGTCCTGCTGACGACGACGGACCCTGCGCCGGTCGAGTCCGGCCTCCTGCCCGTCCTGGGCCGCCTCGCCCAGGACCACGTCGTCGTCGTCGCGTCAGTGCGGGACCCGGAGCTCGAGGAGCTTCGCACCGACCGCACCGACTCCGCCGCGCTGTTCGACGCCGCGGCCGTCGAGCGCACCGAGCTCGAGCGCACCGCCGCGTCCGTCGTCCTGCGGCGCCACGGTGCCGAGGTGCTCCACGAGGTGCCCGAGTCCCTCGCGCCCGCTCTTGCCGACCTCTACCTGACGCTCAAGGCTGCCGGCCGCCTCTGA
- a CDS encoding endonuclease/exonuclease/phosphatase family protein encodes MTFRPTLNRALRPAVAVGASLSLLVGGALVAAPAVSAAPVAQAAAKVATKKPAAPTLRVVPGAKQATATWSKVAGAKKYVVQYSTTKSFKKKKTKSVTTRTTTATIKKLKLRTDYWVRVTATTSAGKVTSKKVKVRATTAPVGRTSITVKPAGPNQVKVSWKPLKKGTKITIVGSYDNDALKKSATRFSVSGIKATETSRVVTVPASFRKYVGATTANPVYIQANMFNGTRKSTSPIAYSVVGRPAAPASNAPTLTFATYNVGSIAATKERSARTWEKRRTAVARAITTAAPDVITVQETTTAKSAEGVRQYDDLVGRLPSRYRLVYTADTIGTAKGAATKGDHVIVNTDRVAVVKSGVQSLSALLPANQRNDKDRFFGWARLKDRKTGKTFSVVSIHLQNGASSAAQKHRLDAIKAIESFAAKKIVGSASEPLVFAGDFNSDVARYPSGPPTYLSTRGFVDAAAAPTTRGMEWATTNNQNATKDGGYPTSPAKYKYSATRIDYILVKNGKGSTTFTNQVILTGGKFDERYRGSDHNLQVAKLRLS; translated from the coding sequence ATGACGTTTCGTCCCACCCTGAACCGCGCGCTGCGTCCTGCTGTCGCAGTCGGCGCATCGCTCTCCCTCCTCGTCGGCGGCGCCCTCGTCGCCGCCCCTGCGGTATCCGCCGCACCCGTCGCACAGGCAGCCGCCAAGGTCGCCACGAAGAAGCCCGCCGCGCCGACGCTCCGCGTCGTCCCGGGCGCCAAGCAGGCGACCGCGACGTGGTCCAAGGTCGCCGGCGCGAAGAAGTACGTCGTGCAGTACTCGACGACGAAGAGCTTCAAGAAGAAGAAGACAAAGTCCGTCACCACGCGCACGACCACGGCGACGATCAAGAAGCTCAAGCTGCGCACGGACTACTGGGTCCGCGTCACGGCTACGACCTCCGCCGGCAAGGTCACCTCGAAGAAGGTCAAGGTCCGCGCGACCACCGCGCCCGTCGGGCGCACCTCCATCACGGTCAAGCCGGCCGGCCCGAACCAGGTCAAGGTCAGCTGGAAGCCCCTCAAGAAGGGCACCAAGATCACGATCGTCGGCTCGTACGACAACGACGCGCTCAAGAAGTCCGCTACCCGCTTCTCGGTGTCGGGGATCAAGGCCACCGAGACTTCGCGCGTCGTCACCGTCCCGGCCTCGTTCCGCAAGTACGTCGGCGCGACGACCGCGAACCCCGTGTACATCCAGGCGAACATGTTCAACGGCACACGCAAGAGCACCTCGCCGATCGCCTACTCCGTCGTCGGACGCCCCGCCGCCCCGGCCTCGAACGCCCCGACGCTGACGTTCGCGACCTACAACGTCGGCAGCATCGCCGCGACGAAGGAGCGCTCGGCACGCACGTGGGAGAAGCGCCGCACCGCGGTCGCCCGTGCGATCACGACGGCGGCGCCTGATGTCATCACCGTCCAGGAGACGACGACGGCCAAGAGCGCCGAGGGCGTCCGCCAGTACGACGACCTCGTGGGCCGCCTCCCCTCCCGGTACCGCCTCGTCTACACGGCGGACACGATCGGCACCGCCAAGGGCGCTGCGACCAAGGGCGACCACGTCATCGTCAACACCGACCGCGTCGCGGTCGTGAAGTCCGGCGTACAGTCGCTCTCCGCGCTGCTGCCCGCAAACCAGCGCAACGACAAGGACCGCTTCTTCGGCTGGGCCCGTCTGAAGGACCGCAAGACGGGGAAGACGTTCTCCGTCGTGTCGATCCACCTCCAGAACGGCGCGAGCTCGGCCGCTCAGAAGCATCGCCTCGACGCGATCAAGGCCATCGAGTCGTTCGCCGCGAAGAAGATCGTGGGTTCCGCGTCCGAGCCGCTCGTCTTCGCGGGAGACTTCAACTCCGACGTCGCGCGCTACCCGTCCGGTCCGCCGACGTACCTCTCCACGCGTGGCTTCGTCGACGCGGCCGCCGCGCCCACGACGCGCGGCATGGAGTGGGCGACGACGAACAACCAGAACGCGACCAAGGACGGCGGCTATCCGACAAGTCCCGCGAAGTACAAGTACTCCGCTACTCGGATCGACTACATCCTGGTGAAGAACGGCAAGGGCTCGACGACGTTCACCAACCAGGTCATCCTCACCGGCGGCAAGTTCGACGAGCGCTACCGCGGCTCGGACCACAACCTCCAGGTGGCGAAGCTGCGCCTCTCCTGA